A genomic segment from Prosthecodimorpha staleyi encodes:
- a CDS encoding ABC transporter ATP-binding protein, producing the protein MADLLRLDRVAAGYGEALVISGIDLTLGEGRALAVLGRNGTGKTTLLNTIVGVTRHRGGRIALGGKDITGLRPDRRAHAGIGWVPQERNIFKSLTVEENLTAVARPGAWTVDRVYGLFPRLKERCRNLGNQLSGGEQQMLAVGRALVLNPRLLLLDEPTEGLAPIIIEELLAALKRIIRDEGMAAIVVEQHAQKILGVTDDAVILDRGAIVHAAPSRTLIDDPAPLEQHLGVTARKPGRIGQH; encoded by the coding sequence ATGGCTGATCTTCTGCGGCTCGACCGGGTCGCCGCCGGCTATGGCGAGGCGCTGGTCATTTCCGGCATCGACCTGACCCTTGGCGAGGGCCGCGCGCTCGCCGTGCTCGGCCGCAACGGCACCGGCAAGACGACGCTGCTCAACACGATCGTGGGCGTCACCCGCCATCGCGGCGGCCGGATCGCGCTCGGCGGAAAGGACATCACGGGGCTCCGGCCCGACCGGCGCGCCCATGCCGGCATCGGCTGGGTGCCGCAGGAGCGCAACATCTTCAAGTCGCTGACGGTCGAAGAGAATCTGACCGCCGTGGCGCGGCCGGGCGCCTGGACGGTCGATCGCGTCTACGGCCTGTTCCCGCGCCTCAAGGAACGCTGCCGCAATCTCGGCAACCAGCTGTCCGGCGGCGAACAGCAGATGCTGGCAGTCGGCCGCGCGCTGGTGCTCAATCCGCGCCTGCTGCTGCTCGACGAGCCGACCGAGGGCCTGGCGCCGATCATCATCGAGGAACTGCTTGCCGCCTTGAAGCGGATCATCCGCGACGAGGGCATGGCGGCGATCGTGGTCGAGCAGCATGCCCAGAAGATCCTCGGCGTGACCGACGACGCCGTCATCCTCGATCGCGGCGCCATCGTGCATGCCGCGCCGAGCCGGACGCTGATCGACGATCCCGCGCCGCTGGAGCAGCATCTCGGCGTGACCGCCCGCAAGCCCGGCCGTATCGGACAGCATTGA
- a CDS encoding 5-methyltetrahydropteroyltriglutamate--homocysteine S-methyltransferase — MQRQTPPFRADMVGSLLRTAPVKAARESHAAGTLDDAGLKAVEDAEIVKLIARQEAVGLKGITDGEFRRAFWHFDFLERLDGVTSVTADSGMNFKGGVGIAKALRITSKVGWPGTHPMLDHFAFLRDHVGPGSTPKMTIPGPSMLHYRGGRKMMNPGIYDDMDGFYNDVGTAYRGAVDSFYAAGCRYLQLDDISFAYLCDPEQREMLRARGDDPDRQPDIYAGMVRTALAAKPADLAITMHLCRGNFRSTFIASGGYEPVAEVLFNAMPVDGYFMEWDSDRAGGFEPLRFLPKGKFVVLGLVTSKTGTLEKKDDIRRRIDEAARYVSLDQLCLSPQCGFASTEEGNILAEDEQWAKLAMIVDIAREVWG; from the coding sequence ATGCAACGCCAGACGCCGCCGTTCCGGGCCGACATGGTCGGCAGCCTTCTACGCACCGCACCGGTTAAGGCCGCGCGCGAGAGCCACGCCGCCGGCACGCTCGACGATGCCGGCCTGAAGGCCGTCGAGGATGCCGAGATCGTCAAGCTGATCGCCCGCCAGGAGGCGGTCGGCCTGAAGGGCATCACGGACGGCGAGTTCCGCCGCGCCTTCTGGCATTTCGACTTCCTGGAACGGCTCGACGGCGTCACTTCGGTCACCGCCGATTCCGGCATGAACTTCAAGGGCGGCGTCGGCATCGCCAAGGCGCTGCGCATCACCAGCAAGGTCGGCTGGCCTGGCACCCACCCGATGCTCGACCATTTCGCCTTCCTGCGCGACCATGTCGGCCCCGGCTCGACGCCGAAGATGACCATTCCGGGTCCGAGCATGCTGCACTATCGCGGCGGCCGGAAGATGATGAATCCCGGCATCTACGACGACATGGACGGCTTCTACAACGATGTCGGCACGGCCTATCGGGGTGCCGTCGACAGCTTCTACGCGGCCGGCTGCCGCTACCTGCAGCTCGACGACATCTCGTTTGCCTATCTGTGCGATCCCGAGCAGCGCGAGATGCTGCGCGCGCGCGGCGACGACCCCGACCGGCAGCCGGACATCTATGCCGGCATGGTCCGGACGGCGCTCGCGGCCAAGCCGGCCGACCTCGCCATCACGATGCATCTGTGCCGCGGCAACTTCCGCTCCACCTTCATCGCCTCGGGCGGTTACGAGCCGGTCGCCGAGGTGCTGTTCAACGCCATGCCGGTCGACGGCTATTTCATGGAATGGGATAGCGACCGCGCCGGCGGCTTCGAGCCGCTGCGCTTCCTGCCCAAGGGCAAGTTCGTGGTGCTCGGCCTCGTCACCTCCAAGACCGGCACGCTGGAGAAGAAGGACGACATCCGCCGCCGCATCGACGAGGCGGCCCGCTACGTCTCCCTCGACCAGCTCTGCCTCTCCCCGCAATGCGGCTTCGCCTCGACCGAGGAGGGCAACATCCTGGCCGAGGACGAGCAATGGGCCAAGCTCGCCATGATCGTCGACATTGCCCGCGAGGTCTGGGGCTGA
- a CDS encoding ABC transporter ATP-binding protein has translation MSIDLEVRTVSKRFGRFTAVHDVSLQVPKGSFFSILGPSGCGKTTLMRMIAGFEQPSAGDILINGASVLATPPNRRPVNMVFQHLALFPMMTVAGNVGYGLRRRGLPREEIARKVDAVLARVGLATAGPKRIDQLSGGQKQRVAIARCMVLEPTVLLLDEPLGALDLKLREHMKVELKQLQHQFGTTFVYITHDQSEALVMSDQVAVMNGGRFEQVGTPQDLYYRPSSAFVAGFVGDSQRWTATVTAADAGRIRARTESGLTVAATAAEGVRPTVGTRVEIFVRPEAIVLETAGAQIQPAEDGDNRFSGTVDSLLFNGAASQTLVTVAAPAAPETLAVALPAGLPTGGLAPGAAVRLRFQADRAIAFLAPNGATPHGAAPHDAVPAGAASETSP, from the coding sequence ATGTCGATCGATCTCGAAGTCCGCACCGTCTCGAAGCGCTTCGGCCGCTTCACCGCCGTGCACGACGTCTCCCTGCAGGTGCCGAAGGGCTCGTTCTTCTCGATCCTGGGCCCGTCGGGCTGCGGCAAGACCACGCTGATGCGCATGATCGCCGGCTTCGAGCAGCCGAGCGCGGGCGACATCCTGATCAACGGCGCCTCGGTGCTGGCGACGCCGCCGAACCGGCGGCCGGTCAACATGGTGTTCCAGCATCTCGCCCTGTTCCCGATGATGACGGTCGCCGGCAATGTCGGCTACGGCCTGCGCCGCCGCGGCCTGCCGCGCGAAGAGATCGCCCGCAAGGTCGACGCCGTGCTGGCCCGGGTCGGGCTCGCCACCGCCGGACCGAAGCGCATCGACCAGCTCTCCGGCGGCCAGAAGCAGCGCGTCGCCATCGCCCGCTGCATGGTGCTGGAGCCGACCGTGCTCCTGCTCGACGAACCGCTCGGCGCGCTGGACCTGAAGCTGCGCGAGCACATGAAAGTAGAACTGAAGCAGCTGCAGCACCAGTTCGGCACCACCTTCGTCTACATCACCCACGACCAGTCCGAGGCGCTGGTGATGTCCGACCAGGTCGCGGTGATGAATGGTGGCCGCTTCGAGCAGGTCGGCACCCCGCAGGACCTCTACTACCGCCCGTCGAGCGCCTTCGTGGCCGGCTTCGTCGGCGACAGTCAGCGCTGGACCGCGACCGTCACGGCGGCCGACGCGGGCCGCATCCGGGCCCGGACCGAGTCCGGCCTCACGGTCGCGGCCACGGCGGCGGAGGGCGTGCGGCCGACCGTGGGCACCCGGGTCGAGATCTTCGTGCGGCCCGAGGCGATCGTGCTGGAGACCGCCGGGGCGCAGATCCAGCCCGCCGAGGACGGCGACAACCGGTTTTCCGGCACGGTCGACAGCCTGCTCTTCAACGGCGCGGCCAGCCAGACCCTGGTCACGGTCGCGGCCCCGGCGGCGCCCGAAACACTCGCGGTCGCCTTGCCGGCCGGCCTGCCGACCGGCGGCCTCGCCCCCGGCGCGGCGGTCCGGCTGCGTTTCCAGGCCGACCGCGCCATCGCCTTCCTGGCGCCTAACGGCGCAACGCCTCACGGCGCGGCGCCTCACGATGCGGTGCCTGCCGGCGCGGCATCGGAGACGTCCCCGTGA
- a CDS encoding helix-turn-helix domain-containing protein — MTADPIEVTEGTGNLFADLGLPDAETHFLKAQLVAEIYRLTGERKLTQARAGTLMGISQPEVSRLFKGHFREYSVDRLMTFLTAFGRDVEIVARPRAAQQGRGRIRFSAVEA, encoded by the coding sequence ATGACTGCGGACCCGATCGAGGTCACCGAGGGAACCGGCAACCTGTTCGCCGACCTCGGCCTGCCGGACGCCGAAACGCATTTCCTCAAGGCCCAGTTGGTGGCCGAGATCTATCGCCTGACCGGCGAACGGAAGCTGACCCAGGCGAGGGCCGGGACCCTCATGGGGATTTCCCAGCCGGAGGTGTCCCGCCTGTTCAAAGGGCACTTTCGCGAATATTCCGTCGACCGGCTGATGACCTTCCTGACCGCCTTCGGCCGAGATGTGGAGATCGTCGCCCGCCCGCGCGCGGCCCAACAGGGCCGCGGCCGGATTCGATTCAGCGCCGTGGAGGCCTGA
- the pdxR gene encoding MocR-like pyridoxine biosynthesis transcription factor PdxR produces MVKRAAGPLMQAIRLDRTSELALPVQIGDALRELVLSGALAAGDRLPATRTLARELGVARATLVECFERLAAEGILETRIGDGTYVSAAVGAERPRPVAVAAPGAARPARLARSMALAASEFTPRLTHQPRPFTTAMPSFEDFPMAQWARLSAKHWRKARHQVLGYPDPHGHAPLRKAIAAHLRFDRGIECDWRSILIVAGAQDAFQLIAAALIDPGDPVWFENPGAIGARNSFVLRGARLVPVPVDDSGLVVEAGLARERAFRLAFVTPSHQQPLGATLSLDRRLALLNAAEAADGWIVEDDWDGEFRLSGQPLPTLKGIDRGGRVIYVGSFSKSLFPALRLGFMLPPPSLADALALSLEAFSPGVPTVVQAVVADFLAEGHFATHVRRMRRIYAERYRALSAALAGPLARWMDPVPTTTGLHTVAFLKPGLSAARLARAADKRGLTVAPIERFCVEPIGREGVVLGFSGFSPAQIGHATVTLAESLADIEADGLRVDRTAETGIGLPDWP; encoded by the coding sequence ATGGTGAAGCGGGCCGCGGGACCGTTGATGCAGGCGATCCGGCTCGACCGGACCTCCGAACTGGCCCTGCCGGTGCAGATCGGCGACGCCTTGCGCGAGTTGGTCCTGTCCGGCGCGCTGGCGGCCGGCGACCGCCTGCCGGCGACCCGGACGCTGGCGCGCGAACTCGGCGTCGCGCGGGCGACGCTGGTGGAGTGCTTCGAGCGGCTGGCCGCAGAAGGCATCCTGGAGACCCGGATCGGCGACGGCACCTATGTCAGCGCCGCGGTCGGGGCGGAGCGGCCGCGCCCGGTCGCCGTTGCCGCGCCCGGCGCCGCCCGGCCGGCCCGGCTCGCCCGCTCGATGGCCCTGGCGGCATCCGAATTCACGCCGCGCCTGACCCACCAGCCGCGCCCCTTCACCACCGCCATGCCGTCCTTCGAAGACTTTCCCATGGCGCAATGGGCGCGGCTCTCCGCCAAGCATTGGCGCAAGGCCCGCCACCAGGTGCTCGGCTACCCGGACCCGCACGGCCATGCGCCACTGCGCAAGGCGATCGCAGCCCATCTGCGCTTCGACCGCGGCATCGAATGCGACTGGCGCTCGATCCTGATCGTGGCTGGCGCGCAGGATGCCTTCCAGCTGATCGCCGCGGCCCTGATCGATCCCGGCGACCCGGTCTGGTTCGAGAATCCCGGCGCGATCGGCGCGCGCAATTCCTTCGTGCTTCGCGGCGCCCGGCTGGTGCCGGTGCCGGTCGACGACAGTGGCCTCGTGGTCGAGGCCGGCCTTGCCCGCGAGCGGGCCTTCCGCCTCGCCTTCGTGACGCCGTCGCATCAGCAGCCGCTCGGCGCGACCCTGTCGCTCGACCGCCGCCTGGCGCTGCTCAATGCCGCCGAGGCGGCGGACGGCTGGATCGTGGAGGACGACTGGGACGGCGAGTTCCGCCTGTCGGGTCAGCCGCTGCCGACCCTGAAGGGCATCGATCGCGGCGGACGTGTGATCTATGTCGGCAGCTTCTCGAAATCGCTGTTCCCGGCGCTGCGGCTCGGCTTCATGCTGCCGCCGCCCTCGCTCGCCGATGCGCTGGCCTTGAGTCTGGAGGCCTTCTCGCCGGGCGTGCCGACCGTGGTGCAGGCCGTGGTGGCGGATTTCCTCGCCGAGGGCCATTTCGCCACCCATGTCCGGCGCATGCGCCGCATCTACGCGGAGCGCTACCGGGCCCTCAGCGCGGCGCTGGCCGGCCCGCTGGCCCGATGGATGGACCCGGTGCCGACCACCACGGGCCTGCACACGGTCGCCTTCCTGAAACCCGGTCTGTCGGCGGCGCGGCTCGCCCGGGCGGCGGACAAGCGCGGCCTGACCGTGGCGCCGATCGAGCGCTTCTGCGTCGAGCCGATCGGCCGGGAGGGCGTCGTCCTGGGTTTCAGCGGTTTTTCGCCGGCCCAGATCGGACACGCGACTGTCACACTGGCTGAGTCTCTGGCTGATATCGAGGCCGACGGCCTTCGCGTCGACAGGACCGCGGAGACCGGGATTGGTCTGCCTGATTGGCCATAA
- a CDS encoding extracellular solute-binding protein: MKSFQRLLASAAGLALLAIAHPAEAETLRLLTWGDYAPEAVLKKFKAETGIDVEVTISNNEDMISKLRATGGAGFDLAQPSQDRITGPQTEFGIYKPMDLSKIKAELFIPELLEASKKNTAVDGKVYGVAHLWGTSGMVVDRSKAPDIKTFADLCKPEYKGKVSMRLKRTALLGMAFAAGDDPFAAYSDKAKYQAIIEKAGQKLADCKPNVKAYWTGSDQLLGMIRSGEIVASEAWDSTGFKLNGENAAINFVAPSTGALGWIDTFALPAKGKNDEAAYKWINFVMKPEIAAQIVESSGSFSASKGSDALVSEKLRKSFQEAFPAAVIANIKWFPAIPAGLEEMEGKILDRVSAK, from the coding sequence ATGAAGAGCTTCCAGCGTTTGCTCGCCTCCGCGGCGGGGCTTGCCCTTCTCGCCATCGCCCATCCGGCCGAGGCCGAAACCCTTCGCCTCCTGACCTGGGGCGACTATGCGCCCGAGGCGGTCCTCAAGAAGTTCAAGGCCGAGACCGGCATCGACGTCGAGGTCACGATCTCGAACAACGAAGACATGATCTCCAAGCTGCGCGCCACCGGCGGCGCCGGCTTCGATCTGGCCCAGCCGAGCCAGGACCGCATCACCGGTCCGCAGACCGAGTTCGGCATCTACAAGCCGATGGACCTGTCCAAGATCAAGGCCGAGCTGTTCATCCCGGAACTGCTCGAGGCCTCCAAGAAGAACACCGCCGTCGACGGCAAGGTCTACGGCGTCGCGCATCTCTGGGGCACCTCCGGCATGGTGGTCGACCGCTCCAAGGCGCCGGACATCAAGACCTTCGCGGATCTGTGCAAGCCCGAATACAAGGGCAAGGTCTCGATGCGCCTGAAGCGCACCGCGCTGCTCGGCATGGCCTTCGCGGCCGGCGACGATCCCTTCGCGGCCTATTCGGACAAGGCCAAGTACCAGGCCATCATCGAGAAGGCCGGCCAGAAGCTGGCCGACTGCAAGCCCAACGTGAAGGCCTACTGGACCGGCTCCGACCAGCTCCTCGGCATGATCCGCTCCGGCGAGATCGTCGCCTCCGAGGCCTGGGATTCGACCGGCTTCAAGCTCAACGGCGAGAATGCCGCGATCAACTTCGTCGCGCCCTCGACCGGCGCGCTCGGCTGGATCGACACCTTCGCGCTGCCGGCCAAGGGCAAGAACGACGAAGCCGCCTACAAGTGGATCAACTTCGTCATGAAGCCCGAAATCGCCGCGCAGATCGTGGAATCCTCGGGCAGCTTCTCGGCCTCCAAGGGCTCCGACGCGCTGGTCTCCGAGAAGCTGCGCAAGTCCTTCCAGGAGGCCTTCCCGGCTGCGGTGATCGCCAACATCAAGTGGTTCCCGGCGATCCCAGCGGGCCTCGAAGAGATGGAAGGCAAGATCCTGGACCGCGTCTCGGCCAAGTGA
- a CDS encoding mandelate racemase/muconate lactonizing enzyme family protein, whose protein sequence is MRIQKLETFANRSVGFVRVTSEDGRQGWGQMSAYNADITATVFHRQIAPHALGADETDIAGLVALIPEREHKFPCSYLFRALTGLDTALWDLAGKRAGKSVCELLGGTPRPFPVYASSMKRGEITPEAEAERLPRLRDRHGYKAFKFRVGRECGHDQDEWPGRTEAIVPMVRKALGDDAILLVDGNSAYSPKKAIEVGHMLQDHGVVHFEEPCPYWMHHWTAEVTRALTLDVTGGEQDCDLTLWRYMTENRVVDVVQPDVCYVGGVCRMLEVARMAAAAGLPVTPHSANQSLVTCFTLHIMGAIPNAGPYVEFSIEGPDYYPWEVGLLRNPLVARDGMVDIPAGPGWGLEIEPAWLDGADYQVSEVAR, encoded by the coding sequence ATGCGGATCCAGAAGCTCGAGACCTTTGCCAATCGTTCCGTCGGCTTCGTTCGCGTGACGAGTGAGGACGGCCGGCAGGGCTGGGGTCAGATGTCGGCCTACAATGCCGACATCACCGCGACGGTGTTCCACCGCCAGATCGCCCCCCATGCGCTCGGCGCCGACGAGACCGACATTGCCGGCCTGGTCGCCCTGATTCCCGAGCGCGAGCACAAGTTTCCCTGCTCCTACCTGTTCCGCGCCTTGACCGGGCTCGACACCGCCTTGTGGGATCTCGCCGGCAAGCGGGCCGGCAAGAGCGTCTGCGAACTGCTCGGCGGCACGCCGCGGCCGTTCCCGGTCTATGCCTCCAGCATGAAGCGCGGCGAGATCACGCCCGAGGCCGAGGCTGAGCGGCTGCCGCGGCTGCGCGACCGGCACGGCTACAAGGCCTTCAAGTTCCGCGTCGGCCGGGAATGCGGCCACGACCAGGACGAATGGCCGGGGCGCACCGAAGCCATTGTGCCGATGGTGCGCAAGGCGCTGGGCGACGACGCCATCCTGCTGGTCGACGGCAACAGCGCCTATTCGCCGAAGAAGGCGATCGAGGTCGGCCACATGTTGCAGGACCACGGCGTGGTGCATTTCGAGGAGCCCTGCCCCTACTGGATGCACCATTGGACCGCCGAGGTGACGCGCGCGCTCACTCTCGACGTGACCGGCGGCGAGCAGGACTGCGACCTGACGCTGTGGCGCTACATGACCGAGAACCGGGTCGTCGACGTGGTGCAGCCGGACGTGTGCTATGTCGGCGGCGTCTGCCGCATGCTCGAGGTCGCCCGCATGGCCGCGGCGGCCGGGCTGCCGGTGACGCCGCACTCCGCCAACCAGTCGCTGGTTACCTGCTTCACCCTGCACATCATGGGCGCGATCCCGAATGCCGGGCCCTATGTCGAATTCTCGATCGAGGGGCCGGACTACTATCCTTGGGAGGTCGGCCTGCTGCGCAATCCGCTCGTTGCCCGCGACGGCATGGTCGACATCCCGGCCGGTCCCGGATGGGGCCTGGAGATCGAGCCGGCCTGGCTCGACGGGGCCGACTATCAGGTGAGCGAGGTGGCCCGATGA
- a CDS encoding ABC transporter ATP-binding protein: MAPALETRGLVRRFGGLIATDHVDFRLETGARHALIGPNGAGKTTFVNLLTGVLPPSAGQILLEGADVTRLRSDLRVRRGLSRTFQINQLFPTMTPLETIGLAVSERMGSGRDWWRVVGSKAAVTDEILEIAERFRLTEVLGEPTRTLAYGKQRLLEIAVAFACRPRVLLLDEPAAGVPEAERQELLATVAALPRDVSVLLIEHDMDLVFSFADRISVLVNGALFTEGSVAEVANDPRVRAVYLGESLDG; this comes from the coding sequence ATGGCCCCCGCCCTGGAAACCCGCGGCCTGGTGCGCCGCTTCGGCGGCCTGATCGCCACCGACCATGTCGATTTCCGCCTGGAGACCGGCGCCCGCCATGCCCTGATCGGCCCGAACGGGGCCGGCAAGACCACCTTCGTCAACCTCCTGACCGGTGTCCTGCCGCCATCGGCCGGGCAGATCCTGCTCGAAGGCGCCGACGTGACCCGGCTCCGCTCCGACCTGCGCGTCCGCCGCGGCCTGTCGCGCACCTTCCAGATCAACCAGCTGTTCCCGACCATGACGCCTTTGGAGACGATCGGCCTTGCCGTCTCCGAGCGGATGGGGTCCGGGCGCGACTGGTGGCGGGTGGTTGGCAGCAAGGCGGCCGTCACCGACGAGATCCTGGAGATCGCCGAGCGCTTCCGGCTGACCGAGGTGCTCGGCGAGCCGACCCGGACGCTCGCCTACGGCAAGCAGCGGCTCCTGGAGATCGCCGTCGCCTTCGCGTGCCGGCCGCGCGTGCTGCTCCTCGACGAACCCGCCGCCGGCGTGCCGGAGGCCGAGCGCCAGGAACTGCTCGCCACCGTCGCGGCCCTGCCGCGCGACGTGTCGGTGCTGCTGATCGAGCACGACATGGACCTCGTCTTCTCTTTCGCTGACCGCATCTCGGTGCTGGTCAACGGTGCGCTGTTCACGGAAGGCAGCGTCGCGGAGGTCGCCAACGACCCGCGCGTGCGCGCCGTCTATCTCGGGGAGAGCCTGGATGGCTGA
- a CDS encoding aldehyde dehydrogenase family protein, protein MSAVSRDALVAEARATGTLAGLPDGHFIDGAFVPPAAGRFMDSEDPGFGRPFARFAAGDAADIERAVASAGKASRGVWRRMAPAERGRILMRAAEIVRAEAARLAVVECLDAGKRLAEAEGDVRGVARCFEYYAGACDKLQGDSLPLDADHVGLTVWEPVGVAAQIIPWNYPISTAARGIAPALAAGCTVVAKPAEQTPFTALMLADILARAGLPAGVLNVVTGTGRAAGAPLVAHPGIDHITFTGSVPTGIGVIKAAADNVTRTVMELGGKSPLVVMADADRDRALDGVMEAIFENAGQICSAGSRLILQRGIAEAFIEALLGRIARLRLGHGLDDATDMGPVNSALHLSRIDAHVAAARRAGNTILTGGAVCRPEGCEAGHYFAPTVVLARGLDDPIVQEEVFGPVLAVTVVDELDAAIAAANATPYALVAGIYTADLGQAFRFARAVDAGQVYINEYFAGGIEVPFGGNRKSGFGREKGLEGLRGYCKLKSIVARI, encoded by the coding sequence ATGAGCGCCGTTTCGCGCGACGCGCTGGTCGCCGAGGCCCGGGCGACCGGTACGCTCGCCGGCCTGCCGGACGGCCATTTCATCGACGGCGCCTTTGTGCCGCCGGCCGCCGGCCGCTTCATGGACAGCGAGGATCCCGGCTTCGGCCGGCCCTTCGCGCGCTTCGCCGCCGGCGATGCCGCCGATATCGAGCGCGCCGTGGCGAGTGCCGGCAAGGCCTCCCGCGGCGTCTGGCGTCGCATGGCCCCGGCCGAGCGCGGCCGCATTCTGATGCGCGCGGCCGAGATCGTGCGCGCGGAGGCCGCCCGTCTGGCGGTGGTCGAATGCCTGGACGCCGGCAAGCGGCTGGCGGAAGCCGAAGGCGACGTGCGCGGCGTGGCGCGCTGCTTCGAATATTATGCCGGGGCCTGCGACAAGCTGCAGGGCGACAGCCTGCCGCTCGATGCCGACCATGTCGGGCTGACCGTCTGGGAGCCAGTCGGCGTCGCCGCGCAGATCATCCCCTGGAACTATCCGATCTCCACCGCCGCCCGCGGCATCGCGCCGGCGCTCGCCGCCGGCTGCACGGTGGTGGCGAAGCCGGCCGAGCAGACCCCGTTCACCGCGCTGATGCTGGCCGACATCCTCGCCCGCGCCGGCCTGCCCGCCGGCGTGCTCAACGTCGTCACCGGTACGGGCCGCGCGGCCGGGGCGCCGCTGGTCGCCCATCCGGGGATCGACCACATCACCTTCACCGGCTCGGTGCCGACCGGCATCGGCGTCATCAAGGCGGCCGCCGACAACGTCACCCGCACGGTCATGGAACTCGGCGGCAAGTCGCCGCTGGTCGTCATGGCCGACGCCGACCGGGACCGCGCGCTCGACGGCGTGATGGAGGCGATCTTCGAGAATGCCGGCCAGATCTGCTCGGCCGGCTCGCGTCTGATCCTGCAGCGCGGCATCGCGGAGGCGTTCATCGAGGCGCTGCTCGGCCGGATCGCGCGCCTGCGGCTCGGCCACGGGCTCGACGACGCGACCGACATGGGGCCGGTCAATTCCGCGCTGCATCTCTCCCGCATCGACGCCCATGTGGCGGCGGCGCGCCGGGCCGGCAACACCATCCTGACCGGCGGCGCGGTCTGCCGGCCGGAGGGCTGCGAGGCCGGCCACTATTTCGCGCCGACCGTGGTGCTCGCGCGCGGCCTCGACGACCCAATCGTCCAGGAGGAGGTGTTCGGCCCGGTCCTCGCCGTGACGGTGGTCGACGAGCTCGACGCCGCCATCGCGGCCGCCAACGCGACCCCGTATGCCCTGGTCGCCGGCATCTACACCGCCGATCTCGGCCAGGCCTTCCGCTTCGCCCGCGCCGTCGACGCCGGACAGGTCTACATCAACGAATATTTCGCTGGTGGCATCGAGGTGCCCTTCGGCGGCAACCGCAAGTCCGGCTTCGGCCGCGAAAAAGGCCTCGAAGGCCTGCGCGGCTACTGCAAACTGAAGAGCATCGTCGCGCGGATCTGA
- a CDS encoding type II toxin-antitoxin system RelE/ParE family toxin yields the protein MVWIGSCRKDYGAFPPAVQEAFGFELFLAQTGQRPPSAKTLKGLSGGTVELIDDFDGDTYRAVYTTRFESVIYVLHAFKKKSKSGIKTPQTDIDLISKRLKDAEADHANRMKRETPS from the coding sequence TTGGTTTGGATCGGGTCCTGCCGGAAGGACTACGGGGCCTTCCCGCCGGCCGTCCAGGAAGCCTTCGGGTTCGAACTGTTTCTGGCCCAGACCGGCCAACGTCCGCCGTCGGCCAAGACCCTCAAGGGATTGTCCGGCGGGACGGTCGAACTGATCGACGACTTCGACGGCGACACCTATCGGGCCGTCTACACGACCCGCTTCGAAAGCGTCATCTATGTCCTGCATGCCTTCAAGAAGAAGTCGAAAAGCGGCATCAAGACGCCGCAGACCGATATCGATCTGATCAGCAAGCGCCTGAAGGATGCCGAAGCGGACCATGCCAACAGGATGAAGCGGGAGACCCCATCATGA